In the genome of Streptomyces lydicus, the window TCCGTACCGGCGGCAGCAGACTCGCCCCCCTTCGCCCCCTCTCCCCTTACACCGCCCCACCGCCCTTCCGCCCATCCGCACACCTGACCGGCGGCCGACCACGCACCCCCGGCGCGTCCCCTATTCGGGCGAACCGGGGCACTGCGACGGCTGAGCGGTCCACGCGCTGCGCAAGCTCTCGCCGTGTGCCAAATACACCGACCCCATGGACCACTTCGCGGCGTTGACCTGGACAGAGACAGACCACCCGCCCGGGACAACCCGACGGAACCGAACGCACCCCACACACCTCACGCACCTCACAGACTCGACAAACGCACCGAACGCACCGAACACAGCGAACGCAGCGAAGGCGGAGAGCACAGGGAAGGCAGGGAACGCAGGAAGCGCGACCATCGCAGCAAACGCAGCGAACGCGCCGAACTCCGCGGCGGCCTCCGGCGCCTGGGAGCCGCGCTCCTGGCCGCCGCCTTCCTGGCCCTGACCGGTGCCGCCACGCTGCTCGCCAACGCGCCTACGGCCATGGCCCATGCCCGCTACCACCGCGGGCCCACCGGCGACAACTGCGCCTATGCCGGCACCGCGCCCCCCGTGGACGTACCGACCGGCTTCCCCATGCCCCGCCACTGGCACTTCCCCTGCACCGCGACCAAGCCCCCGCCACCGGCCTCCCACAAGCCGGCGCCCCGTCCACCGAGCCCGAAGCCCACGCCCCCGCCTCCGCCCGCACCCAGGCCCCGGCCGACACCACCGCCGCCGCCCCCGCCACCGCCGCCCCCCAGTCCCCGCGCCCGCCCCGCGGCCCCGCCACCCGAGCCCGAGCACAAGCCCGCCCCCAAGCCCAAGCCGGTCGTCAGCCGCCCGCCGTCACCTCGCCCCGTCCTGCCCCGCAGCTATGCGCCGGTGTCCCACAAGCCGCGCGCCGGGCGCTCCGTGGTGACCACGACCCTGCTGATCACCGCCCCGGCCGTACTGGCCGGAGCCGCCCTCCGTCCCCGTTCGAGCTCCTCGTCCGGTTCCGCCGGGCGCCGTTCCTCGTAGGAGGTCTCCATGTCGCAATGGCTGGTGCTGACCCTCGCCATGGTCGCCGCCTGTGGCGTCGTCCTGACCATCACCGTCCTCAAGGAGCGCCGGATCAGTGAGGACGACGACCCGACCGAAACGCCCGATGTGATCGAGTATCTGACGATGATGGTGGGGGTGGTGTACGCGATCGTGCTGGGCCTGGCCATCGCCGGGGTCTGGGAGTCCAGGAGCGCGGCCGAGGACACCGTACGGACCGAGGCGCAGGCGCTGCACGAGGTCAGCGCGCGGGCCCGGGCCTACCCCGCGCCGGTCCGGGACCGTATCCGCTCGGACGTCGGCACCTATGTGTCCTACGTCGTACACAAGGAATGGCCGGTCATGGCCGAGAAGGGCGAACTGACCGACCGCGGCACCGCACTGCTGACGAAGGTCCGGGCGGACGTCAGCGACTACCACCCGCGCAACGACTTCGAGGGGCAGTCCTACCAGCCCCTCGTCGACCAGGTCGCGGTGGCCGACGGTGCCCGCTCGGCCCGTGCGGACGCGGCCGGTTCGACGCTGCCGGGCGTGGTGTGGTTCGGGCTGATCATCGGCGGCGCCATTTCGATCGGCGTCATGTTCACCCTGCAGATCCGGCGCTCGGGGCGGGAGTTGCTGATGGCCGGGCTCTTCAGCGCGTTGATCGCCTTCCTGCTGTTCCTCGTCTGGGACTTCGACTCGCCCTTCAGCCGGGGCCTGGCCGCCGCCGCACCGTTCTTCGATCTGTTCCCGCACCCCTGAGACGGCGCCGGGCCCTGCGGGACGGCCGCCCGTGTCCGGCAGGGCCCGGCCGGCTCACCCATCCGGCAGGAAGGGCCCGGGTGGGCCGTCCGGTGGTTCGCGTGGACACGCACACACCCACAGACACAATCCGTAACCACATGGATACAGTGCGCACACATGGTCGATGTGTCGACCTTCGCGTCGTCAAGTCCTCAAGGAGAGATCTGTGGAACGAGAAGCCCGACACGGAGCAGTGACCCAGCCCAAGTCCAGGGCTCAGCTTCACCTCGCGGACTGGCAGGCCGCCGGCCTGGAGGCCGGCAAGTTCTTCCCCGCGGCAGAAGCCGGCCTCACCGACCCGTACGCGCCGGACGACGTCCCCAACTTCGAGCCGCCCCAGGACGGCCGGATCGCCAGCGCGGGGAAGGACTTCGCCGCCAAGCTCGACGAGCCCGACTCGCAGCAGGACTGGCACAAGCACCAGGCGGCCGCCGGCCGGCCGCTGGAGATCACCTGGAGCTACCACGCCCCTCACAAGACCCGCCGCTGGAACTACTTCCTCACCAAGAGCGGCTGGGACCCGGGGGCGCGCCTGACGCGGGCACAGTTCGACCTGGAGCCGATCGCCACGTACCAGAACAGCGGCCAGCCGTACTGGAGCGCCGACGACCTCCTCCCCGAGGACCCGACGATCCACCACGTCACGCTGCCCGGTGACCGCAAGGGGTACCACGTGCTGCTGTCGGTGTGGGAGGTCGCCGACACCGGCAATGCCTTCTACCAGGTCATCGACCTCAACATCGGATAGCTCACCGCACGCTCCGAGCCCGGCACCGGCGCCCCGTCACCTTCACCGGCGACGGGGCGCTGCCACCGGCCGGGCGGCGAACCCGGAAGCCACCGGGCCCGTCGCCGGACCACCACCGAACTCGCCCCACCCCCAACCCCACCCCCGCCACCGGACCCGCCCTAGC includes:
- a CDS encoding DUF4239 domain-containing protein; the encoded protein is MSQWLVLTLAMVAACGVVLTITVLKERRISEDDDPTETPDVIEYLTMMVGVVYAIVLGLAIAGVWESRSAAEDTVRTEAQALHEVSARARAYPAPVRDRIRSDVGTYVSYVVHKEWPVMAEKGELTDRGTALLTKVRADVSDYHPRNDFEGQSYQPLVDQVAVADGARSARADAAGSTLPGVVWFGLIIGGAISIGVMFTLQIRRSGRELLMAGLFSALIAFLLFLVWDFDSPFSRGLAAAAPFFDLFPHP
- a CDS encoding lytic polysaccharide monooxygenase auxiliary activity family 9 protein, coding for MEREARHGAVTQPKSRAQLHLADWQAAGLEAGKFFPAAEAGLTDPYAPDDVPNFEPPQDGRIASAGKDFAAKLDEPDSQQDWHKHQAAAGRPLEITWSYHAPHKTRRWNYFLTKSGWDPGARLTRAQFDLEPIATYQNSGQPYWSADDLLPEDPTIHHVTLPGDRKGYHVLLSVWEVADTGNAFYQVIDLNIG